In Prosthecochloris sp. GSB1, the following proteins share a genomic window:
- a CDS encoding tetratricopeptide repeat protein: protein MNEDFKKTPAEQQHLMESDNQTEKVDRLLDFFLIHKNTIIAVAVAAIVAAGTLVFLNQRNYSSEEDASRLLSEAAAVMDDGDFRRALDGDASLKGLRELSEIHGSSPSGNFAKILAGDCYFALGETDSALQAYGSYAGKNKNLAAAATAGEAACLLMKKEFTKASASLRKASETALNPALKALYLSDAADASLDAGDVREAATTAGQVIENYPGYASAAKARTLLLSLAPLTGETVR from the coding sequence ATGAACGAAGATTTCAAGAAAACACCTGCGGAACAACAGCACCTCATGGAAAGCGACAACCAGACAGAAAAAGTCGACCGGCTGCTGGATTTTTTCCTGATTCACAAAAACACGATCATTGCCGTGGCCGTTGCAGCCATTGTCGCAGCGGGAACGCTTGTTTTTCTCAATCAACGGAACTATTCGTCAGAGGAGGATGCGTCGCGCCTGCTCTCCGAAGCCGCGGCAGTCATGGACGACGGCGATTTCAGGAGGGCGCTCGACGGTGACGCCTCGCTGAAAGGGCTCAGGGAGCTGTCGGAAATCCACGGTTCGTCGCCGAGCGGCAATTTCGCGAAGATACTTGCCGGTGACTGTTATTTCGCGCTCGGAGAAACCGATTCGGCCCTTCAAGCCTACGGGTCCTATGCAGGGAAAAACAAAAACCTCGCTGCGGCGGCAACTGCCGGCGAAGCCGCCTGCCTGCTCATGAAAAAAGAGTTCACAAAGGCCTCGGCTTCACTGAGAAAAGCCTCTGAAACAGCGCTCAACCCGGCCCTGAAAGCCCTCTACCTGTCCGATGCCGCGGATGCGAGCCTCGATGCGGGCGATGTCCGGGAGGCTGCCACAACAGCCGGGCAGGTAATCGAAAACTATCCCGGTTACGCTTCCGCGGCGAAAGCAAGAACGCTCCTGCTTTCCCTGGCTCCGCTTACAGGGGAAACAGTCCGCTGA
- a CDS encoding peptidylprolyl isomerase: MSYTYTIKTNLGDISISLYEDTPRHLENFRKLTNENYYDGIRFHRVIKGFMIQTGDPLSRNDDNRMLHGTGGPEYRVAAEIKHPNVRGTLAAARDNNPEKASSGSQFYINQADNSFLDGEYTVFGQVTAGMDIVDAIAGVETDFNDNPLQPVSIETIVSSQGGQ, translated from the coding sequence ATGTCGTATACCTATACCATCAAAACGAACCTCGGCGACATCTCCATCTCTCTCTATGAGGATACGCCCCGACATCTGGAAAACTTCCGTAAACTTACGAATGAGAATTATTACGACGGCATCCGCTTTCATCGGGTCATCAAGGGATTCATGATTCAGACGGGCGATCCACTGTCCAGGAACGACGACAACAGAATGCTGCACGGAACAGGCGGTCCGGAATACCGCGTCGCCGCTGAAATAAAACATCCAAACGTCAGGGGAACACTCGCCGCCGCGCGTGACAACAACCCGGAGAAAGCCTCTTCAGGAAGCCAGTTCTACATAAACCAGGCCGACAACAGCTTCCTCGACGGCGAGTATACGGTTTTCGGGCAAGTGACCGCGGGCATGGATATCGTCGACGCGATTGCCGGTGTCGAAACGGATTTCAACGACAATCCGCTGCAACCGGTCTCCATCGAAACCATCGTCTCCAGTCAGGGCGGTCAATAA
- a CDS encoding YggS family pyridoxal phosphate-dependent enzyme — translation MNIVAENLASLREKIRKACAEAGRNPDDVRLVAVSKTKPASLIRQAVEAGQFDIGESYVQEFVEKHESGELSSLPVRWHFIGHLQTNKVKHIVDKVCMVHSIDSLKSAEELSKRAARLKLTVDYLLEVNTSGEATKFGISPDDLLASAPSFFHLQGIRLRGLMTIAAPDRERARREFRTLARLLVELRKTAPEPGLLTELSMGMSQDFDLAIEEGATMIRIGTAIFGSR, via the coding sequence ATGAACATTGTAGCGGAAAACCTTGCGTCACTGCGGGAAAAAATACGCAAAGCATGCGCCGAAGCTGGGAGAAACCCGGACGACGTCCGCCTGGTCGCCGTGTCGAAAACCAAACCCGCCTCGCTCATAAGGCAAGCCGTCGAAGCGGGCCAGTTCGACATCGGTGAAAGTTACGTCCAGGAATTCGTCGAAAAACACGAGTCAGGAGAACTTTCCTCCCTGCCTGTCCGTTGGCATTTCATCGGCCACCTGCAAACCAACAAGGTAAAGCACATCGTCGACAAGGTATGCATGGTTCACAGCATCGACAGCCTGAAAAGCGCCGAAGAGCTGTCGAAACGTGCGGCCCGGCTGAAACTGACGGTGGATTACCTTCTGGAGGTCAACACGTCGGGCGAAGCGACGAAGTTCGGTATTTCACCTGATGATCTGCTCGCTTCGGCACCGTCGTTTTTCCATCTTCAGGGCATCCGCCTCAGAGGGCTCATGACGATAGCGGCTCCGGACAGGGAACGCGCCCGCCGGGAGTTCCGAACCCTCGCACGACTGCTCGTCGAACTCCGAAAAACAGCTCCTGAACCCGGCCTGCTGACAGAGCTGTCGATGGGGATGAGCCAGGATTTCGACCTTGCGATCGAGGAAGGCGCGACAATGATCAGGATCGGCACGGCCATTTTCGGCTCCCGCTGA
- a CDS encoding aminotransferase class I/II-fold pyridoxal phosphate-dependent enzyme has product MPYSNSPVFTPALRVQNYHYAIRNIVSNARQLEEQGKTVTYLNIGDPILYGFQPPQELVEATSRALEEGHNGYAPSAGRQEALEAIAGDALSRGISTSPENIIVTFGASEAADLVCTSMLNPGDEVLCPAPGYPLYSAIITKLNAREMRYRLDPANRWLPDPGDITKKITPRTKIIVVINPNNPTGELYPREVLEELVEIARRHRLLIITDEVYHKLVYQGEHFPLASLAGDDVAVITIDSLSKNFMAPGWRTGWLMITNGHLVPDVRKAFLKLADARLCSPMAPQFAIRAAMNLDVDYHEAILSRLRRQRELTIRRLNEIPGISCNHPAGAFYVMGRIDIANSPFSSDEDFVLRLLREKQILFVHGSGFGTDPSEGFFRMVYLPDTATLERVYGELADFMSTFS; this is encoded by the coding sequence ATGCCTTACTCGAACTCACCCGTTTTCACACCCGCCCTGCGTGTACAGAACTATCACTATGCCATACGCAATATCGTCAGCAATGCACGGCAGCTTGAGGAACAGGGCAAAACCGTCACCTATCTCAATATAGGCGATCCCATCCTTTACGGCTTTCAGCCCCCGCAAGAACTTGTCGAAGCAACGTCGAGGGCCCTTGAAGAGGGGCATAACGGCTACGCGCCCTCGGCAGGCAGGCAGGAAGCTCTCGAAGCGATCGCGGGGGACGCCCTTTCTCGCGGCATCAGCACTTCTCCCGAAAACATCATCGTCACGTTCGGCGCATCTGAAGCCGCGGATCTCGTCTGCACTTCCATGCTCAATCCCGGCGACGAGGTACTCTGTCCCGCTCCGGGTTATCCCCTCTACAGCGCGATCATCACGAAGCTCAACGCAAGGGAGATGCGCTACCGGCTCGACCCGGCCAACCGCTGGTTGCCAGACCCCGGCGACATCACGAAAAAAATCACCCCGAGAACCAAGATTATTGTCGTGATCAACCCGAACAATCCGACAGGCGAACTCTATCCCCGCGAAGTACTGGAGGAACTTGTCGAGATAGCACGACGGCACCGGCTTCTGATCATCACCGACGAAGTGTACCACAAGCTCGTCTACCAAGGCGAACACTTTCCCCTGGCATCGCTCGCCGGCGACGATGTGGCGGTGATCACCATCGACAGCCTGTCGAAAAATTTCATGGCCCCCGGCTGGCGGACCGGCTGGCTGATGATCACCAACGGGCACCTGGTGCCGGATGTCCGCAAGGCGTTCCTGAAACTCGCCGATGCGAGGCTCTGCTCGCCCATGGCGCCGCAATTCGCTATCCGCGCGGCAATGAACCTCGACGTGGACTATCATGAAGCGATACTGTCCCGGCTGCGTCGCCAGCGGGAGCTGACGATCCGGAGACTCAACGAAATCCCCGGAATCAGTTGCAACCATCCCGCCGGCGCGTTCTACGTGATGGGCAGGATCGACATCGCAAATTCGCCGTTTTCGTCCGACGAGGACTTCGTACTCCGGCTTCTGCGGGAGAAGCAGATTCTGTTCGTCCACGGTTCCGGTTTCGGAACCGATCCCTCGGAAGGCTTTTTCCGGATGGTCTATCTGCCCGACACAGCCACACTCGAACGCGTTTACGGAGAACTCGCGGATTTCATGAGCACATTCTCGTAA
- a CDS encoding purine-nucleoside phosphorylase has protein sequence MIEQRDKIRDAVAFIRKKTSDDYPVGIVLGTGLGALAKEIEIDFSLDYGDIPYFPISTVETHHGKLIFGTLAGKKVVAMQGRFHFYEGYSMHQIVFPVRVMKHLGVRTLGITNACGGLNPGFSKGDIMLIDDHINMLGTNPLIGPNDPELGSRFPDMCAPYSPRILDLAEQVALENAIKVQRGVYVALTGPCLETRAEYRMLRALGADVVGMSTVPEVIAAVHQGTEVFGMSIITDECFPDNLQPVSIEEIIEVSNQAEPKMTTIFKNVVAKL, from the coding sequence ATGATCGAACAGCGCGACAAAATCCGGGATGCGGTAGCCTTTATCCGCAAGAAAACATCGGACGACTATCCCGTCGGGATCGTCCTCGGAACAGGACTGGGAGCATTGGCGAAGGAAATTGAAATCGATTTTTCGCTTGATTACGGAGACATCCCCTACTTTCCCATCTCGACCGTTGAAACGCATCACGGAAAACTCATCTTCGGAACGCTCGCCGGAAAAAAGGTCGTCGCGATGCAGGGAAGATTTCACTTCTATGAAGGGTACTCCATGCACCAGATCGTTTTCCCGGTCAGGGTCATGAAGCACCTCGGCGTCAGGACGCTGGGCATAACCAACGCCTGCGGCGGACTCAACCCCGGTTTCAGCAAGGGCGACATCATGCTTATCGACGACCATATCAACATGCTGGGCACCAACCCGCTGATCGGCCCGAACGATCCTGAACTCGGCTCCAGATTTCCCGACATGTGCGCGCCCTATTCGCCCAGGATTCTCGATCTTGCCGAGCAGGTGGCGCTCGAAAACGCCATCAAGGTCCAGCGCGGCGTCTACGTCGCTCTTACAGGCCCCTGCCTTGAAACCCGTGCCGAATACCGCATGCTGCGGGCCCTCGGTGCGGATGTCGTGGGCATGTCGACGGTTCCCGAAGTCATCGCGGCCGTCCATCAGGGCACCGAGGTGTTCGGCATGTCGATCATCACCGACGAATGTTTCCCGGACAATCTGCAGCCTGTCAGCATCGAGGAAATCATCGAGGTCTCCAACCAGGCCGAGCCGAAAATGACCACTATCTTCAAGAACGTTGTCGCAAAACTTTAA
- the mtnA gene encoding S-methyl-5-thioribose-1-phosphate isomerase, translating to MIDAISFENGTLGYLDQRFLPLKEEYIKTKDHQEAIEAIKTLAVRGAPLIGVAAGYTVVLGINSFTGSKEEFPAFFERLIADVEASRPTAVNLFFATARMKEIYESGFENSSLEELFAAMRDAARKIHDDEIENCERMARHGVELIRRDLGETLKTRKLNVLTHCNTGTLATGGSGTALGVIKQAWKEGVIEKVITAESRPLLQGLRLTAWELEQENIPFFSISDSSSAFLMQKGMIDFGIVGADRIAANGDTANKIGTCAHAISAHHHGIPFYIAAPVSTIDITIDDGTQIPIEERDADELRTIFGTQVATPTTPVINYAFDVTPGEFIRGIVTDKKAVVGNYREELPGLFA from the coding sequence ATGATCGACGCAATCTCCTTTGAAAACGGAACCCTCGGTTATCTCGACCAGAGGTTCCTTCCGCTGAAGGAAGAGTACATAAAAACAAAGGACCACCAGGAAGCCATCGAGGCGATCAAGACCCTCGCGGTCCGCGGAGCGCCGCTGATCGGCGTCGCCGCCGGTTACACGGTCGTTCTCGGCATCAACAGCTTCACGGGAAGCAAGGAAGAGTTTCCCGCCTTTTTCGAGCGACTGATCGCCGATGTGGAAGCCTCCCGTCCGACTGCGGTCAACCTCTTCTTCGCGACCGCCCGCATGAAAGAGATCTACGAGAGCGGTTTCGAAAACTCCTCCCTGGAGGAGCTCTTCGCGGCAATGCGCGACGCTGCAAGGAAAATCCACGACGACGAGATTGAGAATTGTGAACGCATGGCGCGTCACGGTGTCGAGCTGATCCGCCGGGATCTTGGAGAAACCCTGAAAACAAGGAAGCTCAACGTGCTGACGCACTGCAATACCGGCACGCTCGCCACGGGCGGCAGCGGAACCGCCCTCGGGGTCATCAAGCAGGCATGGAAAGAAGGGGTGATCGAAAAAGTGATCACGGCTGAAAGCAGGCCCCTCCTTCAGGGACTTCGGCTGACCGCCTGGGAACTCGAACAGGAAAACATTCCGTTTTTCTCGATTTCCGACTCTTCATCGGCGTTTCTGATGCAGAAAGGCATGATCGACTTCGGCATCGTCGGCGCCGACCGGATAGCCGCCAACGGCGATACGGCGAACAAGATCGGCACATGCGCGCATGCAATCAGCGCGCATCATCATGGCATTCCGTTCTACATCGCCGCGCCGGTCTCGACCATCGACATCACCATCGACGACGGAACACAAATCCCGATTGAGGAACGCGATGCCGACGAACTCAGGACCATTTTCGGAACGCAGGTCGCCACGCCGACCACTCCGGTCATCAACTATGCCTTCGACGTAACCCCTGGTGAATTTATCAGAGGCATCGTCACTGATAAAAAGGCGGTTGTCGGAAACTACCGCGAAGAACTTCCGGGACTCTTCGCATAG
- a CDS encoding hybrid sensor histidine kinase/response regulator produces the protein MSVPAEQNRLFHDIAASITLSPVLRTTASTALTAYREMLDCDAAMIVQLIDVEHPVTVASVPEKTAHADVVGKVLDDPAWRAPVKEPLSVASTYRFENRHCLAMRLDGFGLLLLVKRDASFDSSHNDLLAELNRKLAEACMYSRNLEQSQKSLSILQNLCNAVPDTVFAFDAGGIITYTNARGQNSHLFMSQPATRGNIADILPAGVVKRMRPDPVGGNDPVIVEYSLDSGTESVKTGEIRIIPLEEHTFLAIVRDISDKNAIENELRANEEKYRSIFESIHDVYGEIDITTGKITEISPSIRLLCGYERREVIGMPLTILYAYPEQRKQALAAIMKHGCVTDFEVIARDSKGKHVPCSFSAKLIHDANGLPLKIVGTLRDISERKMNEKKLRTLNEHLEKETTRANEMARIARKANQAKSEFLANISHELRTPLNGIIGMTNLLLHTTLTPEQEHYSETLLNSGKSLLSLINDILDFSRIETGSIEIETVDFNLHDLLDEINRVFHAKTSEKGLGFSCIAEPGVPEKLKGDPERVRQILINLLSNAVKFTESGSVDIRAGVDKNSETHALIRFRVIDTGIGIPKEKLEILFHPFTQADSSSTRKYGGTGLGLALCRQLAELMGGTIGAKSIRGKGSEFWFTILFQKQNLKTEAPDTLQWLKETRVLVVDDNYGTLTTVSSYLKNWGMLPDTAESGLQAMTMLREANRSGAPYHVAIIDNRLLDMNGKELCRRIKNFDQGSEIILLLMLNPGSVTETPEATDKHHTASILKPVSRSDLYNFLVTALGSRQKLSEHGGGIAAQESLNKLYIGPVKILLAEDNIINQKVAVGVLSKLGAEVETVMNGSEAVEALRRKKFDLVIMDVQMPVMDGLEATTVIRDPASGVKNSRIPIIAMTAHVRREDRDKFLSTGMDDFVPKPFTPELLAKTIKNWIKKEHMPEDIPTGQALPPSNPGKIFDYNDFLNRTMGDRELAMSILEEFARLIDQHGERLREAIESRDHENIRQIGHLIKGESGNISAPALYESAYAMERAGKSKNAGQQTELLPVVLENIESLKKAIYKVLQSDDS, from the coding sequence ATGTCTGTCCCAGCCGAACAAAACAGGCTTTTCCACGACATCGCGGCGTCCATCACACTTTCTCCCGTTCTGCGTACAACGGCGTCGACCGCGCTCACTGCATACAGAGAGATGCTGGATTGTGATGCAGCCATGATCGTCCAGCTCATTGACGTGGAACATCCCGTCACGGTGGCCTCGGTTCCCGAAAAGACGGCGCATGCGGATGTCGTCGGCAAAGTTCTCGACGACCCGGCATGGCGCGCCCCGGTCAAGGAACCGCTATCAGTCGCAAGCACCTACCGTTTCGAAAACCGCCACTGCCTCGCCATGCGTCTCGATGGGTTTGGGCTGCTCCTGCTCGTCAAACGTGACGCATCGTTCGACAGCTCGCACAACGACCTGCTCGCCGAACTCAACCGCAAGCTTGCGGAGGCTTGCATGTACAGCCGAAACCTCGAACAGTCGCAAAAAAGCCTCTCGATCCTGCAAAACCTCTGCAACGCAGTCCCTGATACTGTTTTTGCCTTCGACGCCGGGGGAATCATCACCTATACCAACGCTCGCGGCCAAAACAGCCATCTGTTCATGTCGCAACCGGCAACGCGCGGTAACATCGCCGATATCCTGCCTGCAGGCGTGGTGAAAAGGATGCGTCCGGACCCGGTCGGTGGAAACGATCCCGTTATTGTCGAATACTCCCTCGATAGCGGAACCGAAAGCGTAAAAACAGGAGAAATCCGGATAATTCCCTTGGAGGAACACACTTTTCTGGCGATTGTACGTGATATCAGCGATAAAAATGCGATTGAAAACGAGCTCCGCGCGAACGAAGAAAAATACAGAAGCATCTTCGAGAGCATTCACGACGTCTATGGCGAAATCGACATAACAACCGGCAAAATAACTGAAATAAGCCCTTCGATCCGCCTGCTCTGCGGCTACGAACGCCGAGAGGTTATCGGTATGCCCCTGACCATCCTCTATGCCTATCCAGAGCAGCGCAAGCAGGCGCTTGCCGCTATAATGAAACACGGTTGCGTTACCGATTTCGAAGTCATAGCCAGGGACAGTAAAGGCAAACACGTCCCCTGTTCGTTTTCGGCGAAACTCATTCACGACGCGAACGGATTGCCGCTGAAGATCGTCGGCACCCTGCGCGACATCTCCGAAAGGAAAATGAACGAGAAAAAACTGAGAACGCTCAACGAACACCTTGAAAAGGAAACCACGCGAGCAAACGAAATGGCAAGGATAGCGCGCAAGGCGAATCAGGCGAAAAGCGAATTCCTTGCCAACATCAGCCATGAATTGCGCACCCCCCTCAACGGCATTATCGGCATGACCAACCTCCTGTTGCACACCACTCTTACCCCTGAACAGGAGCATTATTCCGAGACCCTGCTCAACAGCGGCAAATCACTCCTCTCACTGATAAACGACATTCTTGACTTCTCAAGGATAGAAACGGGCTCCATCGAGATAGAAACCGTCGATTTCAACCTTCATGACCTGCTCGACGAGATCAACCGCGTCTTTCATGCCAAAACAAGCGAAAAAGGCCTGGGGTTCAGTTGTATCGCCGAACCGGGAGTGCCGGAAAAACTGAAGGGCGATCCCGAAAGGGTCCGCCAGATCCTCATCAACCTGCTGAGTAACGCCGTCAAATTCACCGAAAGCGGTTCGGTCGACATCAGGGCTGGCGTCGACAAAAACAGCGAGACGCACGCACTCATCCGTTTCAGGGTAATCGATACCGGTATCGGCATACCGAAAGAAAAGCTTGAAATACTGTTCCACCCTTTCACGCAGGCCGACAGCTCCTCGACGAGAAAATATGGCGGCACGGGGCTGGGACTCGCTCTTTGCCGGCAACTCGCCGAACTGATGGGGGGAACGATAGGAGCCAAGAGCATCCGCGGCAAGGGGTCTGAATTCTGGTTCACCATTCTTTTTCAGAAACAGAACCTGAAAACGGAGGCTCCCGACACCCTGCAATGGCTCAAGGAAACGCGGGTGCTTGTCGTCGACGACAATTACGGAACCCTGACCACGGTGTCGTCGTATCTGAAAAACTGGGGGATGCTGCCGGATACCGCCGAAAGCGGCCTGCAGGCCATGACCATGCTCCGTGAAGCGAACCGGTCTGGCGCCCCCTACCATGTAGCTATCATCGACAACCGCCTGCTCGACATGAACGGGAAGGAACTCTGCCGTCGAATCAAAAATTTCGATCAGGGAAGTGAAATTATCCTGCTTCTGATGCTCAACCCCGGTTCCGTTACCGAAACTCCCGAGGCGACGGATAAGCATCATACCGCCTCGATTCTCAAACCGGTCAGCCGATCCGACCTCTACAACTTTCTCGTCACCGCTCTGGGTTCAAGGCAAAAGCTTTCGGAGCATGGCGGCGGCATCGCAGCCCAGGAATCGCTCAACAAGCTCTACATAGGGCCGGTGAAAATTCTTCTTGCCGAGGACAATATCATCAACCAGAAAGTCGCGGTGGGCGTCCTCAGTAAACTGGGTGCTGAGGTCGAGACCGTCATGAACGGTTCGGAGGCCGTCGAGGCCCTCCGGCGAAAAAAATTCGACCTGGTCATCATGGATGTGCAGATGCCGGTGATGGACGGACTCGAAGCCACAACCGTAATCCGCGATCCTGCTTCCGGCGTGAAAAACAGCCGCATCCCGATCATCGCCATGACGGCGCACGTTCGCCGCGAAGACAGGGACAAGTTTCTTTCAACCGGCATGGACGATTTCGTTCCGAAACCGTTCACTCCTGAATTACTTGCCAAAACCATTAAAAACTGGATAAAAAAAGAACACATGCCAGAGGATATTCCAACCGGCCAAGCCCTCCCTCCGTCCAACCCGGGCAAAATCTTCGATTACAACGATTTTCTCAACCGGACCATGGGAGACAGAGAGCTGGCCATGAGCATTCTCGAAGAGTTCGCGCGGCTTATCGACCAGCACGGGGAGCGGCTCCGCGAAGCCATCGAATCGAGAGACCACGAAAACATCCGGCAAATCGGGCACCTGATCAAGGGCGAATCCGGCAATATCAGCGCACCTGCGCTATACGAAAGCGCCTATGCCATGGAACGGGCCGGAAAATCGAAAAATGCCGGCCAGCAGACGGAATTGCTTCCTGTCGTCCTCGAAAACATCGAAAGTCTGAAAAAGGCCATCTACAAGGTGCTGCAATCTGACGATTCGTGA
- a CDS encoding cytochrome ubiquinol oxidase subunit I, whose amino-acid sequence MDALFLARLQFALTSVFHFFFVPLTLGLSVFVAIMETAYVRTGNEMYKRLTRFWGNIFLINFAVGVVTGIVMEFQFGMNWSEYSRFVGDIFGVPLAIEALLAFFLESTFLGIWVFGWEKLPKKLHAATIWIVAIASNLSALWILVANSFMQNPVGFRLSENGARAEMTDFWALLSNPYVWGQFPHVVSGGICTAAFLIIAVSAYHVTKKTHADMEPFRKSLKYGAIYGFVGTVLVTLAGHTQMQDLLKHQPMKVAAAEALWETESPASFSLFTIGNEERLEDVFSIRVPGLLSFLAFNRFEGEVRGIKDLQAEYEETYGPGDYIPPIAISYWSFRLMVGSGTLMLLVAAASLFYILRDRYDFPGWVSKLMLWSFVLPYLANSTGWILAEMGRQPWIVFGLLRTEDAVSPLVAVSSGEVLFSLVAFMLIYGFLTVVDIFLIKKFALAGLQPAESTEGRI is encoded by the coding sequence ATGGACGCACTTTTTCTGGCGAGGCTTCAGTTCGCGCTAACCTCCGTATTCCATTTCTTTTTTGTCCCTCTTACTCTTGGCCTGTCCGTTTTCGTAGCGATCATGGAAACGGCATATGTCCGCACGGGCAATGAGATGTACAAACGCCTGACCAGGTTCTGGGGCAACATCTTTCTGATCAATTTCGCGGTAGGCGTCGTTACCGGTATCGTCATGGAATTCCAGTTCGGCATGAACTGGTCCGAATACTCCCGTTTCGTAGGAGATATTTTCGGCGTCCCTCTGGCCATAGAGGCTCTGCTGGCGTTCTTTCTCGAATCGACCTTCCTCGGCATCTGGGTGTTCGGCTGGGAAAAACTGCCAAAAAAACTGCATGCGGCGACCATATGGATCGTTGCAATCGCATCGAACCTCTCGGCCCTCTGGATACTCGTGGCGAACTCCTTCATGCAGAACCCGGTAGGGTTCAGGCTCTCCGAAAACGGCGCGCGCGCCGAGATGACCGATTTCTGGGCGCTGCTGTCCAATCCGTATGTCTGGGGACAATTCCCGCATGTCGTCTCCGGCGGTATCTGCACGGCAGCCTTCCTGATCATCGCCGTCAGCGCCTACCATGTGACCAAAAAGACTCATGCGGACATGGAACCGTTCAGAAAATCCCTCAAATACGGCGCGATATACGGCTTTGTCGGAACCGTGCTGGTCACCCTCGCCGGCCATACCCAGATGCAGGACCTGTTGAAACATCAGCCGATGAAGGTCGCGGCGGCAGAAGCCCTCTGGGAGACGGAAAGCCCAGCGAGCTTTTCGCTCTTTACCATCGGCAACGAAGAACGCCTCGAGGACGTCTTCTCGATCCGCGTGCCGGGCTTGCTCTCGTTTCTCGCCTTCAACCGTTTCGAGGGCGAGGTCAGGGGAATAAAGGATCTGCAGGCTGAATATGAGGAAACCTACGGACCGGGCGACTACATACCTCCCATCGCCATATCCTACTGGAGCTTCAGGCTGATGGTCGGATCGGGCACGCTGATGCTCCTTGTCGCCGCCGCGTCGTTGTTCTACATCCTCAGGGATCGCTATGATTTCCCCGGATGGGTCTCGAAGCTGATGCTCTGGAGCTTCGTTCTGCCTTACCTTGCAAACTCGACGGGCTGGATTCTCGCGGAAATGGGCCGCCAGCCGTGGATCGTCTTCGGCTTGCTCCGGACGGAAGACGCCGTCTCCCCCCTGGTCGCGGTCAGCAGCGGCGAAGTACTTTTCTCGCTCGTTGCATTCATGCTGATCTATGGCTTCCTGACGGTTGTCGACATCTTTCTGATCAAGAAATTCGCTCTTGCCGGGTTGCAGCCGGCTGAATCAACCGAAGGGAGGATATAA
- the cydB gene encoding cytochrome d ubiquinol oxidase subunit II — protein MDLETLQTLWFVLVAALFTGFFFLEGFDYGVGVLLPFIAREDRERRAVINAIGPFWDGNEVWLITAGGAMFAAFPNWYATLFSGFYPALILMLLALIIRGVAFEFRSKSDNPTWRSMWDWAIFAGSAVPALLWGVALANIIRGVPIDAEMNYTGGFFNLLNPYALVCGMASLCIFTLHGAVFLTLKTRDTIRNNAMHAAKKLWGIATLLSLAFAVYTYVETDLFARLGVNPGIVPVFSVLALGSVAFLLRTDASGWAFAMTGTAIAFSTITIFLGLFPRVMVSSLDPEWSLTIFNASSSEYTLGIMSIVALLFVPIVIVYQAWTYWIFRQRVGTDSELEY, from the coding sequence ATGGACCTCGAAACACTTCAGACCCTCTGGTTTGTACTGGTTGCCGCACTGTTCACCGGATTCTTTTTTCTTGAAGGATTCGATTACGGTGTCGGCGTCCTTCTGCCGTTCATCGCCCGTGAGGACAGGGAGCGTCGGGCGGTGATCAACGCCATCGGCCCGTTCTGGGACGGAAACGAGGTTTGGCTCATAACCGCCGGGGGCGCTATGTTCGCAGCCTTTCCGAACTGGTATGCAACGCTTTTCAGCGGCTTTTATCCCGCTCTGATACTCATGCTTCTCGCCCTGATCATAAGAGGAGTGGCATTCGAGTTCAGGAGCAAAAGCGACAATCCGACCTGGCGATCGATGTGGGACTGGGCGATTTTTGCAGGGAGCGCCGTACCGGCACTGCTCTGGGGCGTGGCCCTTGCAAACATCATCCGCGGCGTACCGATTGACGCCGAAATGAACTACACTGGCGGCTTTTTCAACCTGCTCAACCCCTACGCTCTTGTATGCGGCATGGCATCGCTCTGTATCTTCACCCTGCACGGAGCGGTATTTCTCACGCTCAAAACCAGGGACACGATCAGGAACAATGCCATGCACGCCGCGAAAAAACTTTGGGGAATCGCGACCCTTCTCTCCCTGGCTTTCGCCGTCTACACCTATGTAGAGACCGACCTGTTCGCAAGGCTCGGCGTCAATCCCGGCATTGTTCCGGTATTCAGCGTCCTCGCGCTCGGTTCGGTCGCCTTTCTGCTCAGAACCGACGCGAGCGGCTGGGCTTTCGCCATGACGGGCACGGCCATCGCATTTTCCACCATCACGATTTTTCTCGGCCTCTTTCCGAGAGTCATGGTCTCCAGCCTCGATCCCGAATGGAGTCTGACCATCTTCAATGCATCCTCCTCCGAATACACGCTGGGCATCATGAGTATCGTCGCGCTGCTTTTCGTTCCGATTGTGATCGTCTATCAGGCCTGGACCTATTGGATTTTCCGGCAACGTGTAGGAACCGATTCCGAACTCGAATACTGA